TTGTCTGGTGATCCTCCACAGACAGGAGCAAGAACGGCAAAAAACATGCCAAGATCCACCCTACCTGATTCTGACTCATCTAAAACAGAGAGAATTTTCTGGTTAATGGCTTTAACAGCTCCTATAAATGTCTCTGGCTTCAAGAATTTAAGCAATCTGTCCAGAATCTCCTCCAGTGAAGCCTTGCGTATTGACTTTTCAGCTACACCACCAGAATAAGACAATGATACATCAGTCTCACCTATTTCCTTCTTTATCTGATCAACATCACAACGATTAAGACGAGTAATCCTCTGAAAACTTCTAATATCAAGAGCAGTGGATAAATCTGGTCTCAATGTGGTCTTCTCACCCATGGTCTTAAACTTTGAGGGTTCAACAATGATAAAGGCCTCCTCCCCATTACCACTTCCATTCCCCTTCAACCTCTTCTTCTGAAGCTGTTTCAAGTGTGCGATTGCATCATGCAATTCCACTCTGTTAGTCATCTTCAGAGCTTCTTTCAAAGCTTTCTTAGCTTCCTCGGTTTCCCCAGCCCCCAATAAAGCGACAGCCTTATTGAGCTGCGCTCTCCAATGATTCGGCCAAACACTTAGTACCCTCGTGTACATCTCCGAAGCACGCTGGTATCTACCCATATCCATGTAAAGTCCACCTAAATTATACAACGCATCAACATGACCAGGTTTCAAATCAATAGCTCTCTGAAACTCCTTAATTGCATTATCATCATCGCCCATCGCGTGCAATGCAGAAGCAAGATCACAATGCGCATCGGCGTAATCACTCTTCATATAAATAGCCTCTTCTAATGCCTTAACAGCTGCCTTATACTCACCCACACCAAAAAGCGCACTACCCAAAAGTTTCAAAGCTCTAAAATGAGTGGGACACAAGATAGCAGCCTCTCTATAATGTTCACAGGCACTAATAACCATACCTTCACCTTCAAGAGCAATACCCAAATTCACATGAATCTGAGGAAGCAAATAAGCCCACTGACTACCACCAGCTTCAGCAGCCTCCAATGCAAGTAAGAACTCCTCTTTTGCCCCACGATGCCTCGCGAGCACGTACAAACAATTTCCAGCCCGAAAATGTGGCCTAACATCAGCAGGCTGCAACTCACAAGCTCTCTTAAAGCTAACTAGTGCTTCCTTAAACAAATGCTGATCATACAAAACTCTACCAATTGCCATGTGACCATCAAAAGCTTCTTCCCTCGACCTCGACCCGTCTGCCCTCGACCTCAACACACCCAACTCCTTCACAAACACACCATAGTCATGCCCAGTCTCCTCCCAAACCACCCGTTTATCTGAAATCTCAGTCGAGGGACCTAATTCTCTCGACCAACCTTCCGAGTACACATCAGAATTATCATTCTTTAACTTCCCATCTTTAGCTTGTTTTGATTTAAGCCTCTTGATCAGTATTTCAATGTCATCCACAAGCTTCCACGTGTCATCAAACACAATGCCGTGATTTGGAGAGGCTGCCCACGCAGCAGTCCGCAGTTTCTTGTGAGGCTCCATCACTCTCTCATCATCCACAATTGACGATGATGATGCTTCTTCCGCTGCAGCTATGGAACTTCCAATATTGTCCTCCGGCTTAAACTCCAGCCCAAGCGCGTCGAAGTCACGATCCACGTCGCCAGCGCCGTCGTCGTAGGTACGCAAAAGGCCGTCGTAGGTGAGGCCCTTCTCGCTGTCGATAAACTCGCTGTACGTACGGAAAACCTCATCGAGAATAGCGCTGATTTGCTCATCGCTGAATTTAACCCTAGGGTTTACGGCGACCACTAACGCTGCCATTTCCTCACGGTTAAGACCACCGTCACGGTTAACGTCGAATTGCGTGAAGATTCTCTTCACCTTCTCCGATCTGCTTCCCCTTGTAGCCATTGTCCTAAAATTTAGGGTTTCAAACGGACAATTCAAGCTCAAATTCCTAAGTTTCTCGAAATTGGCTGTGAAAACCCTCAACCAAAAAGAGAACTTGGTGAATTGAGGGTAGAGAACTTGTAAATTAGGGCTTCAAACCGACAATTTAAGTAAAAATTCTAACTTTTTCTCGAAATTGGGTGTAAAACCCCTCAATCAAGAAGAGAACTTGGTGAAATGAGGGTAGAGAATTTGCAAATTAGGGTTTAATAGTGAGAGCAAAAAAAGGGGGATTTTTAGTTTTAAGgtttcagattatgaaatgaggggAATTGGAATTAGGGAAATGAGAGGGAGAGAGATATATGGGTTTAAAGTTGAGATTTTGTTGCATTGGATCTGGGGAAAGAAAATGGAGGAAAGAAAATGGGGAAAGATTGAATGGGTAGAGCAAAAGAGACAACTGTTTTTTTTCTGTTTACATTTTCCCCCTTACTTCTTCTTTCTTCTGGTTGTGATTATGGAGTGGTGGGGCAGAGTGACTGGGGACTTTCAAAGATCATAgactttgttttattttctttttcaatttgttTGGCTAAAATAAGAAATCAGTACCAGGAAGTTCCAACTGTCAAAAACAGGAGGGGGggaattaattaaaaagaatttaaaGTTGAAAGAATGCATTTTGAGATTTTACATTTCAATGAGTGCGTACATGTGACTTAATCATGATTAGTAATAAACACAACACATGTTATGCATTTTTTGTTTTGATGCATATATTAAGTCGTAAAGTATATTTTTTTGCCAAATGTTTTATGAATCATATTGTAATTTTAAGGCATTTCGGCTTTAATTATTTTCCTGATAAGGAAATGATTTGATGAACTAGTTGTAAGCTCCCGTATAATCATAAAATTtggattattttttaaaaaatttgctTCTAAATATctgtttgtttatagattttaaccattttttgacagattttgaaaataaaatcttCGAATTCCAAAAACAGCTCTAGAGtaatttttgaagttttctactcgcagaacttcaaattctttccaagtaaaatgcatgtccaaacacaattttaaCTTTCAGAAACTATTTTTCATCTcatcttcaaaaatttattttttccaagtttcaatcaaatctatgTGCAAAAGGTagctaatagcctgtttggccaagcttctcaaaaggccaaaagtatttttttttctcaaaagcatgttttttcctaacttgaggtgtttggccaagtttttttggaaaaaaaaaagtgcttttgggaagaagcagaagcagtttatgagaagcagaaaaaaatagcttcttcccaaaagcagaagcagaagcagttttgacttttttcTTACCagaaatacccttaacaaaatatagtatatatcaaaataaccgtaaaacctaatacttaggatattaatgtataaatatttcttattatttttaggataactttctaatatatagtgactttagaggtgaatgcttttatatttgttgaataatttttaatatatttaacttatattaaaataattaagtacttttaaattttattttcatattttacttaaataaaataaatttttttaattattgcCTGTAATAACAAATTTAAGATTATTTacttacttataatattaattattaattaaatctattcatgtccttattcgtaatttgatacttaaaagcattTTCTGAAAAGCTTGGGttaaacacaaattattgctcaaaagtgcttttcagagtgattagccaaacacaaactgcttctctccaaaagtactttttttaaaaatacttttgaaaaaaatacttctcaaaataaactgatttctCCGGCTTGTCCAAATAGGCTATAAGTCTCCCTGGGGTATAATAGTGCAAATGATGGTATGTGCAAGCTAAGTCTTCCTTGGGTACAATAGAGCAAATGATGGTATAATAATAAATATAGTAGCTAtgaattgatttgatttgttcaGCTTCACTATCAAAAATTTAGAGGTCATTCAACTGAGATTTATTGGCAAGATGGTATATATTTAATAGATTTATCAAATTCTCTCCTTTGATTTTAAAACACTGGGTCTAACTAAgaagtttattttattttgaaaagagaAAGATGTCTACGAGACTATGCCATCATTTGCTTGGAAAGTTGGATTTTCAATTTCTTCTTTTCATAAGTTTTGCCCTTTGCACTTATTTGAAAATGACAAGGAAGATTTGAATCTGATACACAAAATAAAATAACAGTTCCAACCCTTGTTTTGAATTGATTTTATTGTTTAAAAAATGAAAGTCAAAGTTCAGAGTGACATATAAAGATAAAATATGTACCTTTTCCTTGAATTTTACATTGAATGTCATAACTCATAATCTTGtcctttttgtgtttttttttaattcaaaagCCTTGTTGTTTACTTATCCTAACTTCATGGCTAGCACTCGTCTTATTGCTAACTTTTAATCACTTTTGATGAAGCACAATTTTAGATTTAAAACTCCTATATAGTGTAAAATTAGACATGTAAACTGAAAATAAAACTTCAAAATTGGATACACATAAAACCAAAGGTACTATATGAAATCTTCAACCAAAAAAAGAGGGTTAATATACACTAAAATGATTTGTTTGGTGGAAACAAAGGTGAAATAAAACATTTGCTCAAACGCTTTTAGTTCCTTTTTTCCCACCTTAACCCGATTAGCCGTCCACTCAATCGCTTAAGCTAAAAATAGCCGGCAgaaatataatatatgcatagTTTATGtttaatatgtgtataatcaatgtataatctatgtatatggctagaatataTAAACTATGAATATGACCGGCTACTTGTGTAAAATTCCCTTCACGTATTGGCTATCATGAACATACAACTTTGGGCTTTAGCTTACCATTAGCCCAAATTGCAACAGGCCAACTTCAGCCCAACACAGACGCTAAGCTTTGCTTGGCCCACAAATGATTTTCCATCTGATTACATCTTATCCAAATTCTCAATTAATTAATGAAATTACTCCACCTTGGGAGATTAGTACTGTATTAGAATGTGTGACTTTTAAGAGAATCCTTTAATATTGTATTTTCTTCTATTAGCATAATGAGCCCGACTTCTTTTTCATACCACTAGTATTAGTATTATTCtcatattttcttattcttatATATTTATTACTACTTGTTGTTACCTTttcttatgttattttattatcttgttgttgttataacTGCTTTCTTTTTCATGATTTCTATACTATTGTATTTCCTTTTTAATGCTAtcgtaattatattttttttgagTCGAGGATCCATCAGAAACAACATATCTACTTgcacaagataggggtaaggaCGAACCCAGTATCTCTAttcttttttatgtatattttattttcCCTTTGATAATCCAAAAAAAGAGTTAAGggttcaacaacaacaacaacccaatagaatttcactagtggggtttggggagggtagagagtaggcataccttacccctatcccAGAGGGGTAGAGATGCTGTTTCCGAGAGACTCTCGACTCAATAGAAGAAAGAGTTAAGAGTTCATATTTACtatttcttatatttttaaataaatttttatatatattttttacgcATCAAAAGTACTGAATTTATATGAACCATTAGTGTAACACTGCATTTGAGGAATAAACAAGAGTGAGAAggtaaaaaaatgaaaagaaaaaaaaagagttaagagttcatatttagtatttcttatatttttaaataatttttttaatatattttttacgCATCAAAAGTACGGAATTTATATGACCCATTAGATTAACACTTCATTTGAGGAATAAACAAAAGTGAGAgggtaaaaaaaatatataaaaaaaataaaaataaaaaggtaaagcaTAAAGGCAAAATGGGTAAAAATGGAAGTTTCTCCTTACAAACGGTGAAAAT
This region of Nicotiana tomentosiformis chromosome 4, ASM39032v3, whole genome shotgun sequence genomic DNA includes:
- the LOC104085517 gene encoding uncharacterized TPR repeat-containing protein At1g05150-like, giving the protein MATRGSRSEKVKRIFTQFDVNRDGGLNREEMAALVVAVNPRVKFSDEQISAILDEVFRTYSEFIDSEKGLTYDGLLRTYDDGAGDVDRDFDALGLEFKPEDNIGSSIAAAEEASSSSIVDDERVMEPHKKLRTAAWAASPNHGIVFDDTWKLVDDIEILIKRLKSKQAKDGKLKNDNSDVYSEGWSRELGPSTEISDKRVVWEETGHDYGVFVKELGVLRSRADGSRSREEAFDGHMAIGRVLYDQHLFKEALVSFKRACELQPADVRPHFRAGNCLYVLARHRGAKEEFLLALEAAEAGGSQWAYLLPQIHVNLGIALEGEGMVISACEHYREAAILCPTHFRALKLLGSALFGVGEYKAAVKALEEAIYMKSDYADAHCDLASALHAMGDDDNAIKEFQRAIDLKPGHVDALYNLGGLYMDMGRYQRASEMYTRVLSVWPNHWRAQLNKAVALLGAGETEEAKKALKEALKMTNRVELHDAIAHLKQLQKKRLKGNGSGNGEEAFIIVEPSKFKTMGEKTTLRPDLSTALDIRSFQRITRLNRCDVDQIKKEIGETDVSLSYSGGVAEKSIRKASLEEILDRLLKFLKPETFIGAVKAINQKILSVLDESESGRVDLGMFFAVLAPVCGGSPDKRKRIAYEALLWRPVNEGSNQIRKTDAQRYIKLLRAIYIPSHGASEMLEIHGQMDTSLVSLAEFTAMFDDPDWGFGIMSTLLKLEYGDRNRHGSHVCATCRYPIIGSRFKEIKSHFSLCSQCYSEGKVPPTSKQEEYRFKEYATESEAVKDKCMWFGIHSKGSSSPAAAS